A genome region from Purpureocillium takamizusanense chromosome 8, complete sequence includes the following:
- a CDS encoding 4-hydroxy-2-oxoheptanedioate aldolase (COG:E~EggNog:ENOG503P014), with protein MAFTGSREGMAAYAGPTLFQPHRARDAIRDAHKKKIGPIMCYYAGLSSVPITRFLAPMNFDAVWIDWEHSSCNVETMTTMVHEAIFMSQGRTIPWVRVPGHDHAAIGYALDAGASIVVPQVDTVEQAKHVVSAAKFGTKQNGTRSAPPFRLIPYLTDMAYDSRNDVHKCLNDQAAIMIQIESLEGINNLDAILTEVPDIDIVWLGSLDARVSMNFKAAFGDPWDEPEWVAARDTFFEVIDKHDKPYGGFAFVTPPWGTPEAFAKASERMAFCAMSADVMHLMNLSNDLQVAKEEIAKSRGANGDDKDVVVGKGKEEANGSSNGSG; from the exons ATGGCCTTTACTGGTAGTCGCGAGGGCATGGCCGCCTACGCCGGCCCGACGCTGTTCCAGCCtcaccgcgcgcgcgacgccatccgcgaTGCTCACAAGAAGAAGATCGGCCCCATCATGTGTTACTACGCCGGACTGAGCAGTGTCCCCATCACACGCTTCCTCGCGCCAATGAACTTTGACGCCGTGTGGATCGATTGGGAGCACTCTTCGTGCAATGTcgagacgatgacgaccatGGTGCACGAAGCCATCTTCATGAGCCAGGGGCGGACGATCCCTTGGGTGCGCGTGCCCGGACACGATCACGCAGCCATTGGCTACGcgctggacgcgggcgcaagcatcgtcgtcccccAG GTCGATACGGTGGAGCAGGCCAAGCACGTCGTGTCGGCGGCCAAGTTCGGCACCAAGCAAAACGGCACACGATCTGCACCGCCGTTCCGGCTGATCCCGTACCTGACAGACATGGCGTACGACTCGCGCAACGACGTGCACAAGTGTCTCAACGACCAGGCGGCCATCATGATTCAGATTGAGTCGCTCGAAG GCATCAATAACCTCGACGCCATTCTGACCGAGGTGCCTGACATTGATATCGTGTGGCtgggcagcctcgacgcgcgGGTGAGCATGAACTTCAAGGCGGCGTTTGGCGACCCGTGGGACGAGCCCGagtgggtggcggcgcgggacaCGTTCTTTGAGGTGATTGACAAGCACGACAAGCCGTACGGCGGCTTTGCCTTTgtgacgccgccgtggggcACGCCCGAGGCGTTTGCGAAGGCGTCGGAGCGCATGGCGTTTTGCGCCATGTCGGCGGACGTGATGCACCTGATGAACCTGTCCAACGACCTGCaggtggccaaggaggagatAGCCAAGAGCCGCGGGGCGaatggcgacgacaaggacgtcgtcgtcggcaagggcaaggaggaggcgaaCGGCTcgagcaacggcagcggctaG
- a CDS encoding uncharacterized protein (TransMembrane:10 (i12-36o56-75i142-160o172-195i279-302o314-334i346-365o385-407i419-442o448-468i)~COG:P~EggNog:ENOG503NVSE): MRTWLGRGRSLQAGITTCCLVAFVLFGYDQGVFSGILQNADWLDRFHYPSDTKTGIIVSCYNLGCLTGCIVNFCIGERLGRRRTIWLAMGVVILGATLQASAYSVAHLVLGRVVTGVGTGIKTSTVPPYQAELCDRQSRGRLVSAEVLFVGVGIVLAYWFDFGMSFVGGGGVGWRLPLAFQVVFALGIVALVFALPESPRWLFNHGREDEAVAVLCAVHDRAPDDDYIESERRAILDAIALERRAAAAADDDDESSSGLAAAAFAGVFRRDEVRTGHRVLLAWGMQFMNQVGGINLVVYYIPSVLVQNVGMDPQLAQILGGCINMMFMIGSLLPTFALDRMGRRKTMMWGSLGLGLSMLMIAALLSQASPGNTSPRAHAFASASVAFFFTYMLVFGGSVNCVPWVYVAEILPLAARTRGAAIGVSSNWLWNFAIVMITPIIINRLQWKAYLIFTATNLLFVPTVYFFYPETSNIQLEDIDHVFSQGGNPVAVARKLQRDMRRRERDAGPSEVGQVEKSRAGVEMHEDLSR, encoded by the exons ATGCGCACCtggctcggccgcggccggtcCCTGCAGgccggcatcaccacctgctgcctcgtcgcctttGTCCTCTTTGGCTACGACCAGGGCGTCTTCAGCGGCATCCTGCAAAATGCCGACTGGCTCGACCGGTTCCACTACCCGTCCGACACCAAGACGGGCATTATTGTTTCGTGCTACAACCTCGGCTGCCTGACGGGGTGCATag TCAACTTCTGCAtcggcgagcgcctcggccgccgccgcaccatctggctcgccatgggcgtcgtcatcctcggcgccacccTCCAGGCCTCGGCCTACAGcgtcgcgcacctcgtcctcggccgcgtcgtcaccggcgtcggcaccggcaTCAAGACGTCCACCGTGCCGCCCTACCAGGCCGAGCTGTGCGACCGCCAGtcccgcgggcgcctcgtctccgccgaggtgctcttcgtcggcgtcggcatcgtcctcgcctaCTGGTTCGACTTTGGCATgagcttcgtcggcggcggcggcgtcggctggcgcctgcccctcgcctTCCAGGTCGTCTTcgcgctcggcatcgtcgccctcgtcttcgccctgCCAGAGTCCCCGCGCTGGCTCTTCAACCAcggccgcgaggacgaggccgtcgccgtgctctGCGCCGTGCACGACCgcgcgcccgacgacgactacatCGAGTCGGAGCGCCGGGCgatcctcgacgccatcgctCTCGAGagacgcgcggcggcggcggcggacgacgacgacgaatcCTCGTCGGgccttgcagcagcagcgttcGCCGGCGTCttccgccgcgacgaggtgCGCACCGGCCACCGCGTCCTGCTCGCCTGGGGCATGCAGTTCATGAACCAGGTGGGCGGCATCAACCTCGTCGTCTACTACATCCCCTCGGTGCTGGTGCAAAACGTCGGCATGGATCCGCAGCTCGCACAgatcctcggcggctgcaTCAACATGATGTTCATGATCGGCTCGCTGCTCCCGACCTTTGCGCTCGACCGCATGGGTCGCCGCAAGACCATGATGTGGGGgtcgctcggcctcgggctcaGCATGCTCATGATCGCGGCCCTCCTCTCGCAGGCCTCCCCCGGGAAcacctcgccgcgcgcccacgccttcgcctccgcgtccgtcgccttcttcttcacctACAtgctcgtcttcggcggcagcgtcaacTGCGTCCCCTGGGTGTACGTGGCCGAGATCCTGCCCCTCGCGGCGCGCACCCGCGGGGCCGCCATCGGCGTCAGCTCCAACTGGCTGTGGAActtcgccatcgtcatgatcacgcccatcatcatcaacaggCTGCAGTGGAAGGCCTACCTCATCTTCACCGCCACCAACCTGCTCTTTGTGCCGACCGTCTACTTCTTCTACCCGGAGACGAGCAACAtccagctcgaggacattGACCACGTCTTCTCGCAGGGCGGCAAccccgtggccgtggcgcggAAGCTGCAGAGGGACATGCGCCGCAGGGAGCGAGACGCCGGGCCGTCGGAGGTGGGCCAGGTGGAGAAGTCGCGAGCAGGCGTTGAGATGCACGAGGATTTATCGCGCTGA
- a CDS encoding uncharacterized protein (TransMembrane:10 (i154-173o185-204i224-245o260-281i293-312o318-341i362-380o400-425i437-456o468-488i)~COG:P~EggNog:ENOG503NYZR), with the protein MYANGLPRNPSQRSQASQDWTDSNQSTRRNSAESRRSLHAGQDWAPLGRGVMSSSNNINNNNNNNGSYKNTNDMADKYGRSDNEKVSRAPGYDAEVPGFHDSHVGQQHQHEQQQQQQQHQDDHHGHDHAGSQVDIYDPNRPKLGFKQRLHHFTWAWYTLPMSTGGLSLLIFAQPHQFPGLRSIGLAVYIINILIFTAVTALMAARFMLHPGDMAASVKHPREGFFLPTFFLAVATLITSTNRYAIPPNDVGLVWAIQGAFWAYVVATLLLAIGQYSFVFAAHSFTLNTMMPTWILPIFPIMLSGTIASVIAATQPEIVAVPIIVAGLTCQGLGFSVALMMYAHMVGRLMQAGLPNREHRPGLFMCVGPPAFTALAVIGMASGLPKNVDPDMDGRMFDQGIIRTIALMSAIFLWALSLWWFGIAFVAVIQSPPKYFHLGWWAMVFPNTGFILATITIGNELGNEGVKWVATGMSILLLIVYFFVFYSQVRAILSQDIMYPGRDEDVEDH; encoded by the coding sequence ATGTATGCCAACGGCCTCCCTCGGAACCCCTCGCAGCGATCGCAGGCCTCGCAGGACTGGACCGACTCGAACCAGTCGACGCGGAGGAACTCGGCCGAGTCACGAAGGTCCCTGCACGCCGGGCAAGACTGGGCGCCCCTTGGCCGAGGCGTCATGTCCAGCAGtaacaacatcaacaacaacaacaacaacaatggCAGCTACAAAAACACCAacgacatggccgacaaGTACGGCCGGTCAGACAACGAAAAGGTCTCGAGGGCCCCCGGTTACGACGCCGAGGTGCCCGGCTTCCACGACTCTCACGTCGGCCAGCAACATCAGCAtgagcagcaacagcaacaacaacaacatcaagaCGACCATCACGGGCACGACCATGCGGGCTCGCAGGTCGACATCTACGACCCCAACCGCCCCAAGCTGGGCTTCAAGCAGCGCCTGCACCACTTCACCTGGGCGTGGTACACGCTGCCCATGAGCACGGGCGGCCTCTCGCTGCTCATCTTTGCGCAGCCGCACCAGTTCCCCGGCCTGCGCTccatcggcctcgccgtctacATCATCAACATCCTCATCTTCacggccgtgacggcgctcatggcggcgcgcttcaTGCTGCACccgggcgacatggccgcgtcGGTCAAGCACCCGCGCgagggcttcttcttgcccacCTTCTtcctggccgtggcgacgctCATCACCAGCACGAACCGGTACGCCATCCCCCCCAACGACGTCGGGCTCGTCTGGGCCATCCAGGGCGCATTTTGGGCCTACGTCGTggccacgctgctgctcgccatcggccAGTATAgcttcgtcttcgccgcccaCAGCTTCACCCTCAACACCATGATGCCCACCTGGATCCTGCCCATCTTCCCCATCATGCTCTCCGGCACCATCGcctccgtcatcgccgccacccagcCCGAgatcgtcgccgtgcccatcatcgtcgccgggTTGACGTGCCAGGGCCTGGGCTTCTCCGTCGCCCTCATGATGTACGCGCACATGGTCGGCCGCCTCATgcaggccggcctgcccAACCGCGAGCACCGTCCCGGCTTGTTCATGTGCGTCGGCCCGCCTGCGTTCACGGCTCTGGCCGTCATCGGCATGGCCAGCGGGCTGCCCAAGAACGTGGACCCGGACATGGACGGGCGTATGTTCGACCAGGGCATCATCCGCACCATCGCCCTCATGAGTGCCATCTTTCTCTGGGCCCTGAGCCTCTGGTGGTTCGGCATtgccttcgtcgccgtcatccaGTCTCCCCCAAAGTATTTTCACCTGGGCTGGTGGGCCATGGTCTTCCCCAACACGGGCTTCATCCtggccaccatcaccatcggcAACGAGTTGGGTAATGAGGGCGTAAAATGGGTGGCGACGGGAATGAGCATCCTGCTCCTAATCGTATATTTCTTCGTCTTCTACAGCCAGGTCCGGGCCATCCTATCGCAGGACATCATGTATCCCGGTCGggacgaagacgtcgaggaccATTGA
- a CDS encoding L-iditol 2-dehydrogenase (COG:Q~EggNog:ENOG503NUZ0) encodes MAPTAIVTAPDAGPGSAAVAAADDMANPSLVVTKDGRIKMEDAPMVDPRPDEVLLHVRATGICGSDIHFWHHGRIGDITVEGDCILGHEGAAEVVAVGANVSHLKAGDRVAIEPGVSCGKCFLCVDGRYNLCQDVAFAGVFPHPGTARRFKTHPASHAHRLPRGVSYQTAALVEPLSVAMHALRTSPVTLGAPAAVFGAGPIGLLTMAVARASGAHPIVITDLDEGRLAFARRFEPRCLTYRIEKGDSPEQSARKIRRLFAAAAREGSECESHGEDQGEDEAVDEYPMPQVVLECTGVESSIATAGYTARRGGTVNVVGVSPRITIDNVPFMHMSLAEIKLLFINRYHDTWPAAIRAIEGGLIDAEKLDMMVTHRFRLEEAVEAMTLVGGKTRPAGGDPVIKVQIVDDKTSPLGG; translated from the exons ATGGCTCCGACCGCGATCGTCACGGCGCCGGACGCCGGCCCCGGCagcgccgctgtcgccgccgccgacgacatggcgaACCCATCGCTCGTTGTGACCAAGGACGGCCGCATCAAGATGGAAGATGCGCCCATGGTGGACCCCAGGCCGGACGAGGTGCTTCTGCACGTGCGCGCGACGGGCATCTGCGGCTCCGACATACACTTTTGGCACCACGGTCGCATCGGCGACATCACCGTCGAGGGTGACTGCAtcctcggccacgagggCGCCGCTGAGGTGGTGGCTGTGGGAGCAAACGTCTCGCACTTGAAAGCAG GCGACCGCGTAGCCATCGAGCCCGGCGTCTCCTGCGGCAAATGCTTCCtctgcgtcgacggccgctACAACCTCTGCCAGGACGTGGCCTTCGCCGGCGTCTTCCCGCACCCTGGCACGGCGCGACGCTTCAAGACGCACCCGGCGAGCCACGCCCACCGCCTGCCCCGGGGCGTGAGCTACCAGACGGCCGCGCTGGTCGAGCCGCTGTCCGTGGCCATGCACGCGCTGCGCACCAGCCCCGTCACActcggcgcgccggccgccgtcttcggCGCGGGGCCTATCGGCCTGCTGaccatggccgtggcgcggGCCTCGGGCGCGCATCCCATCGTCATCACGGATCTCGATGAGGGCAGGCTGGCTTTTGCGCGGCGGTTCGAGCCGCGGTGCCTAACGTACCGCATAGAGAAGGGGGACTCGCCGGAGCAGTCGGCGAGGAAAATACGGCGGCTGtttgcggccgcggccagggaGGGGAGTGAGTGTGAGAGCCATGGTGAGGATCAAGGTGAGGATGAAGCAGTGGATGAGTATCCCATGCCGCAGGTGGTGCTCGAGTGCACGGGCGTCGAATCGAGcatcgcgacggcgggctacactgcgcgccgcggcggcaccgtcaaCGTGGTGGGCGTGTCGCCGCGCATCACCATCGACAACGTGCCCTTTATGCACATGTCGCTCGCCGAGATCAAGCTGCTATTCATCAACCGCTACCACGACacgtggcccgccgccattcGCGCCATCGAGGGCGGTCTGATAGACGCCGAAAAGCTCGACATGATGGTGACGCACCGCTTCaggctggaggaggccgtGGAGGCGATGACGCTGGTGGGCGGCAAGACGAGGCCTGCTGGAGGGGACCCTGTGATCAAGGTGCAGATTGTGGATGATAAAACGTCACCGCTGGGCGGTTAA
- a CDS encoding uncharacterized protein (COG:O~EggNog:ENOG503Q4MI): MSVIEIKTKSDFDTLIKKTPFVAVQAHATWCGPCKAISPMFNKHAASLAIENTYAFARFDTDEVPDLAQEFGIRSIPAFFLFENGEKTSNLSGANPPALKKAVESLSEKAKAEGGKISTNEEF, from the exons ATGTCTGTCATCGAGATCAAGACCAAGTCGGATTTCGACACCCTCATCAAGAAGACCcccttcgtcgccgtccaggcccaCGCCACCTGGTGCGGCCCCTGCAAGGCCATCTCCCCCATGTTCAACAAgcacgccgcctccctcgccatcgAAAACACCTACGCCTTCGCCCGCTTCGACACCGACGAGGTCCCCGACCTCGCCCAAGAGTTCGGCATCCGCTCCATCcccgccttcttcctcttcgagAACGGCGAGAAGACCTCCAACCTCTCCGGCGCCAACCCCCCGGCCCTCAAGAAGGCCGTCGAGTCCCTCTCCGAAAAGGCAAAGGCTGAGGGCGGCAAG ATCTCGACCAACGAGGAATTTTAA
- a CDS encoding uncharacterized protein (COG:S~EggNog:ENOG503PAF3): MTQTHSVISPAILYWGTPVVLVSSENEDGTHNLCAISSAFWLGHRCVLGFGAGSKTPQNILRTGQCVVCLPDDAMVGPVNALASTTGSETPSPSKLARGYRFVRDKWSCAGVTPQPADLVRPARVRECPVQMECALASSHPLMEDVPDRRGVLVAVELQVLRVHVRDELRMEGHANRIDPDRWRPMIMSFQELYGLSKGKAGTSDLARIDEEMYRIPMRSSLVKMPVNSEEEMADARHKAARPNGNV; encoded by the coding sequence ATGACGCAGACTCACTCCGTCATCTCCCCCGCCATCCTCTACTGGGGCACCCCCGTcgtgctcgtctcgtcggAAAACGAAGACGGCACGCACAACCTCTGCGCCATCTCGTCCGCCTTTTGGCTCGGCCACCGCTGCGtgctcggcttcggcgccggcagcaagACGCCGCAGAACATCCTCCGCACGGGTCAGTGCGTCGTCTgcctgcccgacgacgccatggtcGGGCCCGTCAACGCCCTCGCGTCCACCACCGGCTCcgagacgccctcgccctccaaGCTCGCACGCGGGTACCGCTTCGTCAGGGACAAGTGGTCCTGTGCGGGCGTCACGCCGCAGCCCGCGGACCTCGTGCGccccgcgcgcgtgcgcgagtGCCCCGTCCAGATGGAGTGCGCCCTCGCGAGCAGCCACCCCCTCATGGAGGACGTGCCGGATCGCAGAGGCGTGCTGGTGGCCGTGGAGCTGCAGGTGCTTCGCGTGCACGTCCGTGACGAGCTGCGCATGGAGGGCCATGCCAATCGCATCGACCCGGACAGGTGGCGGCCGATGATCATGTCGTTCCAGGAACTGTATGGCTTGTCtaaaggcaaggcagggaCGAGCGACTTGGCACGCATAGATGAGGAGATGTACAGGATCCCGATGCGCAGCAGTTTGGTCAAGATGCCGGTAAATTCCGAAGAAGAGATGGCCGACGCAAGGCACAAGGCAGCTCGACCGAACGGGAATGTGTGA
- the rrb1 gene encoding Ribosome assembly protein rrb1 (EggNog:ENOG503NY9Y~COG:B~BUSCO:EOG09262DC1), with translation MSKRTADTEGDAPLKGGDRPEQMDIDDKEMGEFEDEFEDEFESEDEIFEAGVDGRPDAEREADEKAAAMDVDQGTFIVGRSKLEPGQTLAPDLTTYEMLHNLSTPWPCLSFDIVRDSLGDNRKAYPATMYTVAGTQADYAKASDNQLMVNKFSGLSRMEKVEEDSDDEDDDDEDADPILESRSIPLSSTTNRIRAHQIPSSELGRPPTTLTATMTESSNVFIHDVTPHLASFDTPGTTISAQQNKPISTIRAHKAEGYAVDWSPTVPGGKLLTGDNDGLIYVTTRTDGGGWVTDNRPFQGHTSSVEEIQWSPSEQSVFASASSDGSVRIWDVRSKSRKPAITMHVSDHDVNVMSWSRQTTHLLASGADDGTWAVWDLRQWKSSQDKPQALASFSFHKEQITSVEWHPTDDSIMAVAAGDNTVTLWDLAVELDDEESKDTAGVKDVPPQLLFVHYLKGVKEVHWHPQITGSLVATGEEFSVFRTISV, from the exons ATGTCGAAGcgcaccgccgacaccgagggcgatgcccccctcaagggcggcgaccggcCCGAGCAGATGGACATTGATGACAAGGAGATGGGCGAGTTTGAGGACGAGTTCGAGGACGAGTTCGAGAGCGAGGATGAAATCTTCGAGGCGGGTGTCGATGGCAGGCCGGACGCTGAGAGAGAAGCCGACGAGAAAGCAG CAGCAATGGACGTGGACCAAGGCACAttcatcgtcggccgcagCAAGCTCGAGCCAGGCCAGACCCTGGCGCCTGACCTGACTACCTACGAGATGCTTCACAACCTCAGCACGCCCTGGCCGTGCCTCTCCTTCGACATCGTCCGCGACTCCCTCGGCGACAACCGCAAGGCGTACCCGGCGACCATGTACACGGTTGCGGGCACCCAGGCCGACTACGCCAAGGCGTCGGACAACCAGCTCATGGTCAACAAGTTCAGCGGCCTGAGCCGCATGGAGAAGGTGGAGGAAGActcagacgacgaggacgatgacgacgaggacgccgacccGATCTTGGAGAGCCGGTCGATCCCCCtcagctcgacgacgaaccgCATCCGAGCGCACCAGATCCCCAGCAGTGAGCTGGGGAGACCGCCCACGACCCTGACGGCCACCATGACCGAGTCGTCAAACGTCTTCATCCACGACGTCACGCCTCACCTGGCGTCGTTTGACACGCCGGGGACGACCATCTCGGCGCAGCAGAACAAGCCCATCTCGACCATCCGGGCGCACAAGGCGGAAGGCTACGCGGTCGACTGGTCCCCGACCGTGCccggcggcaagctgctcacgggcgacaacgacggcctCATCTACGTGACGACGcgcaccgacggcggcggctgggtgACGGACAACCGACCGTTCCAGGGCCACACCAGCAGCGTCGAGGAGATACAGTGGTCGCCGTCGGAGCAGTCGGTGTtcgcgtcggcctcgagcgaCGGCTCCGTCCGCATCTGGGACGTGCGCTCCAAGTCGCGCAAGCCGGCCATCACGATGCACGTCTCCGACCACGACGTCAACGTCATGTCGTGGTCGCGGCAGACGACGCACCTGCTCGCCTCGGGcgctgacgacggcaccTGGGCCGTCTGGGACCTGCGCCAGTGGAAGTCGAGCCAGGACAAGCCccaggcgctggcgagcttctccttcCACAAGGAGCAGATCACGAGCGTCGAGTGGCACCCCACCGACGActccatcatggccgtcgccgccggcgacaacaCCGTCACGCTGTGggacctggccgtcgagctcgacgacgaggagagcaaGGACACGGCCGGCGTCAAGGACGTGCCCCCCCAGCTGCTCTTCGTGCACTACCtcaagggcgtcaaggagGTGCACTGGCACCCCCAGATCACGGGCAGCCTGGTGGCCACGGGTGAGGAGTTTAGCGTCTTCCGCACCATCAGCGTTTAA
- a CDS encoding uncharacterized protein (TransMembrane:12 (i30-49o69-99i111-134o154-174i186-204o229-253i265-288o314-338i369-389o395-416i436-458o464-485i)~COG:E~EggNog:ENOG503NWJI) — MDSERRASASAAADQALASLGYKAELPRNLSMLSILGLSFAIMAVPYGLSTTMYITLTDGQAVSVIWGWVLVSLISICIAASLAEICAVFPTAGGVYYWSAMLSSRRWAPLVSFVDGWLTLVGNWTVTLSINFGGAQLILSAISIFNEDYVANAWQTVLCFWAVMLVCALVNAFGSRYLDLINKICIYWTAASVLVILVVLLAMCKDRRDAGFVFGHYDASASGWPTGWSFFVGLLQPAYVLTGYGMVAAMCEEVQNPEREVPKAIVLSVVAAGITGILYLVPLLFVLPDIQMLLSVANSQPIGLLFKTVTGSAAGGFGLLFLILGILMFAGIGALTAASRCTYAFARDGAIPGYKLWSRVNKSLDMPLWALTLSTVVDCVLGCIYFGSPAAFNSFTGVATICLSASYGVPVLVNLVRHREPVRNSPYPLGRFGTFINITCVVWIIFSVVIFCMPVSIPVDAGTMNYASVVFAGFAAIAFVWYFAYARKNFTGPPILRGDASDPGVMVGQKLGGIASNGLTDSEQGVTVEKLAN; from the exons atggacaGCGAACGCCGCGcctccgccagcgcggccgccgaccaggCCCTCGCCTCACTCGGCTACAAGGCCGAGCTGCCGCGCAACCTCAGCATGCTGAGTATCCTCGGCCTCTCcttcgccatcatggcggtGCCCTACGGTCTCTCGACCACCATGTACATTACCCTCACCGATGGCCAGGCCGTCTCCGTCATCTGGGGTTGggtcctcgtctccctcaTCTCCATCtgcatcgccgcctcgctcgctgagatctgcgccgtcttccccacagccggcggcgtctACTACTGGAGCGCCATGCTctcgtcgcgccgctggGCACCCCTCGTCagcttcgtcgacggctgGCTTACCCTCGTCGGCAACTGGACCGTCACCCTGTCCATCAactttggcggcgcccagcTCATCCTGAgcgccatctccatcttTAACGAGGACTACGTCGCAAACGCCTGGCAGACGGTCCTGTGCTTCTGGGCCGTCATGCTCGTCTGCGCCCTCGTCAACGCCTTTGGCTCCCGCTACCTCGACCTCATCAACAAGATTTGCATCTACtggaccgccgcctccgtcctcgtcatcctcgtcgtcctgctcgccATGTGCAAggaccgccgcgacgccggcttCGTCTTTGGCCACtacgacgcctcggccagcggctggcCCACCGGCTGGTCCTTTTTCGTCGGCCTCTTGCAGC CCGCCTACGTCCTCACTGGCTACGGcatggtcgccgccatgTGCGAAGAGGTCCAGAACCCCGAGCGCGAGGTCCCCAAGGCCATCGTCCTCtctgtcgtcgccgccggcatcacgGGTATCCTTTACCTCGTGCCCCTGCTTTTCGTCCTCCCCGACATCCAGATGCTCCTATCCGTCGCAAACTCCCAGCCCATCGGCCTGCTCTTCAAGACCGTCACCGgctccgctgccggcggctttggcctcctcttcctcattCTCGGCATCCTCATGTTTgccggcatcggcgccctgaccgccgcctcgcgtTGCACCTACGCTttcgcccgcgacggcgccatcccCGGCTACAAACTCTGGAGCCGTGTCAACAAGTCCCTTGACATGCCCCTCTGGGCACTCACCCTCTCCACAGTCGTCGACTGCGTCCTCGGCTGCATCTACTTTGGCTCCCCGGCCGCCTTCAACTCCTTCACCGGCGTCGCCACCATCTGCCTCTCCGCGTCCTACGGTGTCCCGGTTctcgtcaacctcgtccgccaccgCGAGCCCGTCCGCAACTCGCCTTACCCACTCGGTCGGTTCGGCACCTTCATCAACATCACCTGCGTCGTCTGGATTATCTTctccgtcgtcatcttctgcatgcccgtctccatccccgtcgacgccggcactATGAACTACGCCTCGGTCGTCTTCGCCGGCTttgccgccatcgccttCGTCTGGTACTTTGCCTACGCCCGGAAGAACTTTACAGGCCCGCCCATCCTtcgcggcgacgccagcgaTCCGGGCGTCATGGTCGGCCAGaagctcggcggcatcgccagcaaTGGCCTCACTGACTCAGAGCAGGGCGTGACGGTTGAGAAGCTGGCCAACTGA